One window of the Emticicia oligotrophica DSM 17448 genome contains the following:
- a CDS encoding AAA family ATPase yields MLLQFSIKNFRTFKDKATLSLIASNYDKETREHENIVINENFCLRLLKSAVIYGANASGKSKLLDAFAFMRYFVINSSKESQKGETIEVEPFRLSTETENEPSEFEIIFIHNKVLYRYGFEATTEKIVSEWLYHKPKTKEVELFYRDGSIFNIHERSFTKGNTVVKEGLVRDNALLISVAAQFNEKTAINVLDWFKRLKTLSGLNESGYQGFTMGKAESSEHKHKILELLKAADLGIQDIKMQKLDIDSLPKDLPKELRDKLIREIKEDNAEFFSDVSTTHRKFDVNKNAVSFEYFSLENDESSGTSKFFALTGPILDVIENGYILVVDELDSKLHPNLVCKVVSLFNSKEFNKKNAQLIFNTHETNLLSSGLFRRDQIWFTNKNKYGEAKLYSLADFKSDEVRKNDPFEDNYIKGKYGAVPFLGFFDNLKFLLTENENEGQKS; encoded by the coding sequence ATGCTTCTGCAATTTTCAATTAAAAACTTTAGGACATTTAAGGACAAAGCTACTTTGAGCCTCATTGCTTCTAACTATGACAAAGAAACCAGAGAGCACGAAAACATCGTAATCAATGAAAACTTTTGTCTGAGACTTCTCAAAAGTGCAGTTATTTATGGTGCAAACGCAAGTGGCAAAAGCAAGTTACTTGACGCATTTGCATTTATGCGATATTTTGTAATCAATAGTTCAAAAGAAAGCCAAAAAGGTGAGACTATTGAAGTAGAGCCTTTTAGACTAAGTACTGAAACAGAAAACGAACCTTCTGAATTTGAAATCATTTTCATTCACAATAAAGTGCTTTATCGCTATGGCTTTGAGGCGACAACTGAAAAAATTGTATCTGAATGGCTTTATCACAAACCAAAAACAAAAGAAGTTGAACTCTTTTACAGAGATGGAAGCATCTTCAATATTCACGAACGAAGTTTTACCAAAGGCAATACTGTAGTAAAAGAAGGTCTAGTTCGAGATAATGCGTTATTAATTTCCGTAGCAGCTCAATTCAATGAAAAGACTGCAATCAATGTGTTGGATTGGTTTAAAAGACTAAAAACCTTATCAGGGTTAAACGAGTCAGGCTACCAAGGTTTTACAATGGGGAAAGCAGAATCGTCAGAACACAAACATAAAATTCTTGAACTGCTTAAAGCCGCAGACCTTGGAATTCAAGATATTAAGATGCAGAAATTAGATATTGATAGTCTTCCAAAAGATTTACCAAAAGAGTTAAGAGACAAACTTATTAGAGAAATTAAAGAAGATAATGCTGAATTCTTTTCTGATGTTTCAACAACACATCGAAAGTTTGATGTAAATAAAAATGCCGTAAGCTTTGAATATTTCTCACTAGAAAATGATGAATCGTCAGGAACAAGTAAATTTTTCGCTCTTACAGGACCTATTCTTGATGTTATTGAGAACGGCTACATTTTAGTAGTTGATGAGTTAGACTCAAAACTTCATCCAAATTTGGTTTGTAAAGTCGTTTCGCTTTTTAACTCAAAAGAGTTTAACAAGAAGAACGCACAATTGATTTTCAATACACACGAAACCAACTTATTAAGTTCAGGTCTATTCAGAAGAGACCAAATTTGGTTTACAAACAAAAATAAATACGGAGAAGCAAAACTTTACTCCTTAGCTGACTTTAAATCAGATGAAGTGAGAAAAAATGACCCTTTTGAAGATAATTACATTAAGGG